The Populus alba chromosome 6, ASM523922v2, whole genome shotgun sequence genome contains a region encoding:
- the LOC118043730 gene encoding BTB/POZ domain-containing protein At2g24240 yields MKIPKDRVRFNVGGRVFETTSTTLANAGRNSFFGALFNENWTLKQPNNDSFSHCELFIDRNPDCFSVLLDLLRTGDLNIPPNIPERQLYREASFYGLLDHVRSAKWGQFDGNRLRHSRSVTGQAPGDGTAIRAGPDGGCCVAHGSVVHVYDWIMEEYPPLNLDYRRVNDVGWVDGERIIISACEKLGRGDGGMGLFSKSTGELRYKFQVCHENQVKSFTAGALSTSSDYKIFSSCKGRSNEYGIGVWDQVTGKQIDFFYESPGWSLGDADKLQWLNGSNCLLVATLFPRKDNCYISMLDFRDKRMVWSWSDFGAPITVDEKRVRDAIAMEDNNAICVVNEYEDLGFMDLRMNGGSVRWSSRSRMMKGKLSDEPCYPKLALHEGQLFSSMDDCISVFCGPDWVLTSRLRQSYGGSICDFSIGGDRLFALHSEENVFDVWETPPPPIS; encoded by the coding sequence ATGAAAATCCCCAAAGACAGAGTTAGATTCAATGTGGGAGGCAGAGTCTTTGAAACAACCTCAACAACGTTAGCCAATGCAGGCAGAAACTCCTTTTTTGGTGCATTATTCAATGAAAACTGGACCTTAAAACAACCAAATAATGACTCGTTTTCCCATTGTGAATTATTCATTGATAGAAACCCTGATTGTTTCTCTGTTCTCCTTGATCTCCTTCGCACCGGCGACCTCAATATCCCTCCAAACATCCCTGAAAGACAACTCTACAGAGAGGCCTCCTTTTATGGTTTATTAGACCATGTAAGATCAGCTAAATGGGGCCAATTTGATGGCAACAGGCTCCGCCATTCGCGGTCTGTTACAGGACAGGCACCGGGGGATGGGACCGCGATTCGTGCTGGTCCTGATGGTGGCTGCTGTGTGGCACATGGTAGTGTTGTTCATGTTTATGATTGGATTATGGAGGAGTACCCTCCATTGAATCTTGATTATCGAAGAGTCAATGATGTTGGCTGGGTAGATGGCGAGAGGATCATTATTAGTGCTTGTGAGAAATTAGGCCGCGGGGACGGAGGGATGGGGTTGTTTAGTAAGAGTACAGGAGAATTGAGGTATAAGTTTCAGGTTTGCCATGAGAATCAAGTGAAGAGTTTCACAGCTGGGGCTTTAAGTACTAGTTCTGATTATAAGATATTTAGTAGTTGTAAAGGGAGGAGTAATGAGTATGGGATTGGGGTTTGGGATCAAGTTACTGGGAAACAGATTGATTTCTTTTACGAGAGTCCAGGATGGTCATTAGGTGATGCTGATAAGCTGCAATGGTTGAATGGGAGCAATTGTTTGTTGGTGGCTACTTTGTTTCCTAGGAAAGATAACTGCTACATTAGCATGCTGGACTTTAGGGATAAGAGGATGGTATGGTCTTGGTCTGATTTTGGTGCTCCTATAACTGTGGACGAGAAGCGAGTGCGAGATGCTATAGCTATGGAGGATAATAATGCTATTTGTGTGGTGAATGAATATGAGGATTTGGGGTTTATGGATTTGAGAATGAATGGAGGGAGTGTGAGGTGGAGCTCAAGAAGTCGGATGATGAAAGGGAAACTGTCCGATGAGCCTTGCTATCCCAAACTGGCTTTGCACGAGGGGCAGTTGTTTTCATCTATGGATGACTGCATTTCTGTGTTCTGCGGTCCTGATTGGGTTTTGACATCTAGGCTTCGCCAGAGTTATGGAGGTTCAATCTGTGACTTTTCAATTGGTGGGGATCGGCTCTTTGCACTTCACAGTGAGGAAAATGTATTTGATGTATGGGAGACTCCACCTCCACCAATTTCATGA